A single window of Pyrus communis chromosome 10, drPyrComm1.1, whole genome shotgun sequence DNA harbors:
- the LOC137747612 gene encoding casein kinase 1-like protein HD16, producing MPDLRSGVRRSKRINYVQEDPAVLVPAVRPGAGKVLTGKGRGRGSRALNQGKNSKLFGAGVGGQGHTGLGFPERELAPVHDELVDQKGAQKLVAMEDEGSTSPLPDRVQVGKSPMYKLDRKLGKGGFGQVYVGRRMTGGLGCSGADAYEVALKLESKNGKGCSHGPPYEWQVYSTLNGCYGLPLVHYKGQQGEYYILVMDMLGPSLWDVWNSRNQLLPEEMVACIAVEAISILQQLHTRGFVHGDVKPENFLLGLPGTPNEKKLYLVDLGLASRWRDGSSGRHVDYDQKPDVFRGTVRYASVHAHLGRTGSRRDDLESLAYTLIFLLRGKLPWQGYNGENKGFLVCKKKMATSAETLCSLCPPPFQQFLEMVTNMKFDEEPNYLKLISLFDNSIGTIASLRPIRTDGAAKAGQKRGRLPVDSVDDEQPKKKVRQGSPATQWISVYNTRSSMKQRYHYNVLDQRLDQHIDKGKEDGLYISCVASSANMWAIVMDAGTGFTSQVYERSSIFLHKEWIMEQWDKNYYITSLAGALNGSALVVMSQGVPYTQQSYKVSDVFPFKWINKKWKEGFSVTSMTTAGSRWGIVMSRNAGYSSQVVELDFLYPSEGIHRRWENGYRITSTAATEDQAAFILSLPKKKSPDVAQETLRTSIFPTYQVKEKWLKNLYIASICYGRTVS from the exons ATGCCAGATTTAAGAAGTGGAGTTCGACGTTCAAAGAGGATCAATTATGTCCAGGAAGATCCTGCTGTTCTAGTTCCAGCTGTGCGGCCTGGTGCTGGAAAAG TTCTGACTGGTAAAGGTAGGGGTAGAGGGTCTAGAGCCCTGAATCAAGGTAAGAATTCCAAGCTATTTGGTGCTGGAGTTGGTGGCCAAGGGCATACAGGTTTGGGTTTTCCAGAAAGAGAATTAGCGCCGGTTCACGACGAGTTGGTAGATCAGAAAGGTGCACAGAAATTGGTTGCTATGGAGGATGAAGGAAGCACTAGTCCACTTCCGGACAGA gTACAGGTTGGCAAATCTCCCATGTACAAGCTAGACAGAAAGTTGGGGAAAGGGGGTTTTGGACAAGTTTATGTGGGAAGAAGGATGACTGGCGGCTTAGGGTGCTCTGGGGCTGATGCCTATGAG GTTGCTCTGAAGCTTGAAAGTAAAAATGGTAAAGGTTGCAGCCACGGCCCTCCTTATGAGTGGCAAGTATACAG TACTCTTAATGGATGCTATGGGCTTCCCCTCGTCCATTACAAAGGTCAACAGGGAGAGTACTATATCCTA GTCATGGATATGCTAGGGCCAAGTTTATGGGATGTTTGGAATTCTCGCAATCAGTT GCTGCCTGAAGAGATGGTTGCTTGTATAGCGGTGGAGGCAATCTCTATTCTGCAGCAGCTTCACACTAGAGG TTTTGTGCATGGGGATGTTAAGCCCGAAAACTTTTTACTTGGTCTACCTGGAACACCTAATGAGAAGAAGTTATATCTTGTTGATCTTGGTTTGG CTTCCAGATGGAGAGATGGGTCTTCTGGACGTCATGTTGATTATGACCAAAAACCTGATGTTTTCAG GGGAACTGTACGTTATGCAAGTGTACACGCTCATTTAGGAAGGACAGGGAGCCGAAGGGATGACCTTGAATCGTTAGCTTATACCCTAATATTTCTCCTTAGAGGAAAGCTTCCCTGGCAAGGCTACAAT GGAGAGAACAAAGGTTTTCTTGTTTGCAAGAAGAAGATGGCAACTTCTGCTGAGACACTATGCAGCTTATGCCCTCCCCCTTTTCAACAGTTTCTTGAGATGGTTACCAATATGAAATTCGATGAAGAACCAAATTACTTAAAGCTTATTTCCCTTTTTGATAACAGCATTGGCACAATTGCCTCTCTGCGACCTATCAGAACTGATGGAGCTGCAAAG GCGGGTCAAAAAAGAGGAAGATTGCCTGTTGACTCGGTAGATGATGAGCAACCTAAGAAAAAAGTTCGCCAAGGTAGTCCAGCTACTCAGTGGATCTCGGTCTATAATACCAGATCATCAATGAAACAAAG GTATCACTACAATGTTTTGGATCAAAGACTGGACCAGCACATTGATAAAGGAAAGGAAGATGGTTTGTATATTAGTTGTGTCGCTTCATCTGCAAATATGTGGGCTATCGTCATGGATGCTGGGACTGGCTTCACATCCCAAGTTTATGAACGATCATCTATTTTCTTGCACAAG GAATGGATAATGGAACAATGGGACAAGAACTACTATATTACCTCACTTGCTGGCGCATTAAATGGCAGTGCTCTGGTGGTAATGTCCCAAG GTGTGCCTTATACTCAACAATCCTACAAAGTCAGTGATGTGTTCCCTTTCAAATGGATTAATAAGAAGTGGAAAGAAGGTTTCTCTGTTACCTCCATGACTACTGCAGGTAGCAGATGGGGTATAGTCATGTCCCGAAATGCAGGTTATTCTAGTCAG GTTGTCGAACTTGATTTCCTGTATCCCAGTGAAGGAATCCATAGAAGATGGGAGAACGGATATCGGATTACCTCCACTGCGGCTACGGAGGATCAAGCTGCATTCATACTTAGTTTACCCAAGAAGAAATCACCAGATGTGGCTCAAGAAACTCTACGGACATCGATTTTTCCAACTTACCAAGTGAAG GAAAAATGGTTAAAGAATCTCTACATTGCATCTATCTGCTACGGGAGAACGGTGTCTTGA